The Candidatus Binatus sp. region GATCCGCCGCGTGATTTCGAGATCGTAGCCGAGCTTGGTGCCGTCGCGATCGATCGAATTGATGCATAGTTCGCCCGCGCCGAGGCGCTCGCCCTCGAGCGACCACGCGAGCGCGTCGCGGCCGGTCGGATGGCGTCCGCCGTCGATTACGACTTCATAACCGGTGGGAATTTCGGGACGCACGCCGGTGTTTTTCACCTGCATCGAGAGCACGACGCATTGGCTGCCGAAGGCGCGCGCGCCTTCCGCGATCAGGCCGGGATTTCGCACCGCGCCGGAATCGATCGAGACTTTCTCCGCACCGGCGAGCAGCACCGCGCGCATGTCGTCGAGCGTGCGCAGTCCGCCGCCGACGCTGAATGGGATGAAAATTTCACGCGCGACCGAGCGCACCACGTCGAGCATGATCCCGCGCCGCTCGTTGGACGCGGTGATGTCGTAAAAAACAATTTCGTCGGCGCCCTGCTCGTAGTAGTAGCGCGCCATCGCGACCGGATCGCCGACATCGACGTTTTCGAGAAAGCGGATGCCCTTGGTGACCTGGCCGTCGCGCACGTCGAGGCAGGGGATGATTCGCTTGGCGAGCATCGTCTAGAAATTCAGGCGGCAGAAATTGTCGAGCATCTTGAGCCCCGCCGAGCCGCTTTTTTCGAGATGGAACTGAGTAGCGATCACGTTGTCGCGCGCGATTGCGGCGGCAAAATTTACACCGTACTCGCACGTCGCGATGGTCATCGATGGGTCGTCGGGAATCGGGTAGTACGAATTGACGAAGTAGAAATGCGTATTGTCGGGCACGCCTGCGAACACGGGATGCGCGCGCGTTTGGCGGACGCGGTTCCATCCGATTTGCGGCACCTTGAGCGGGCGTCCGTCGAGCGAACGCGGATAGCGTGCGACGTGGCCGGCGATGATGCCGAGGCAATCGGCGCGATCCTCTTCGCTGCGATCGAGCAGGACCTGGATACCGATGCAGATGCCGAGAAAGGGCTTGCCGGCGCGCGCGACGTCGTGACGCAAAACGTCGGCAAGGTTCAGCGCGCGGAGATTTTCCATGGTGGCGCCGGCGGCGCCGACGCCGGGCAGAATCACGCGATCGGCGGCGCGGATTTTCGCGGCGCGATCGGTGATTTCGCACTCGTGCCCGAGATATTCGAGAGCGCGCTTGACGCTGGTCAGGTTACCGGCCTTGTAATCGACGATCGCGATCATTTTTCAGGTATACGGTTAATCCGATGCGCGAATTGCTGAACATTCGATGATAGCGTGAGTCGGCTTCTCACCCAAACAGGTGATTGGAGCTTGGAAGCAGGACGCAATCAGGAAAAGGATCCGAAGATTGACCGACAGGAACGGCGCGGCGGCGTTATCGCAGTTTCTTGCCGGAACGACGCTTTTCCTCGATCGTGCGAAAGCCACCGCCGCCGGCCCATCGGATTTGCCGCGCCATGCCGTTCA contains the following coding sequences:
- the hisF gene encoding imidazole glycerol phosphate synthase subunit HisF; amino-acid sequence: MLAKRIIPCLDVRDGQVTKGIRFLENVDVGDPVAMARYYYEQGADEIVFYDITASNERRGIMLDVVRSVAREIFIPFSVGGGLRTLDDMRAVLLAGAEKVSIDSGAVRNPGLIAEGARAFGSQCVVLSMQVKNTGVRPEIPTGYEVVIDGGRHPTGRDALAWSLEGERLGAGELCINSIDRDGTKLGYDLEITRRISEAVSIPVIASGGAGEPAHLRDAFTHGLADAAIVASIVHYGEHPIPELKSYLKSNGVEIRDAVTIDLGVR
- the hisH gene encoding imidazole glycerol phosphate synthase subunit HisH, producing MIAIVDYKAGNLTSVKRALEYLGHECEITDRAAKIRAADRVILPGVGAAGATMENLRALNLADVLRHDVARAGKPFLGICIGIQVLLDRSEEDRADCLGIIAGHVARYPRSLDGRPLKVPQIGWNRVRQTRAHPVFAGVPDNTHFYFVNSYYPIPDDPSMTIATCEYGVNFAAAIARDNVIATQFHLEKSGSAGLKMLDNFCRLNF